The Streptomyces sp. NBC_01689 genome includes a window with the following:
- a CDS encoding GSCFA domain-containing protein — protein sequence MVHPYESLPERSFWRTAVAERAAPAITDLWTPAFALDPDEPVLTAGSCFARHLGPALLLEGMNWYEAEPAPPGLTADEREARGYGRFSFRTGNIYTAATLRQWLSWAFEESAPPDEVWEEDGRFHDPYRPALEPGGHATPDAVGDARQRTLAAIRTAVSSAGCLIFTLGLTETWTDTVTGTVHPVCPGTVRGSFDAGRHVFRNATVAEVHRELTESVALARRANPALKILLTVSPVPLTATATGGHALVATTYSKSVLRAAAGQLAQELGHVDYFPSYEIITGHPFQGAFYESNRRTVSEDGVAFVMRHFFDALHGRHRPNRPDVPRTARPDTGEEQWCDDAVLDYYSHGPVPPAR from the coding sequence ATCGTGCACCCCTACGAGTCCCTCCCGGAGCGCTCCTTCTGGCGCACCGCGGTCGCCGAGCGGGCCGCTCCCGCCATCACCGACCTGTGGACACCCGCCTTCGCCCTCGACCCCGACGAACCCGTCCTCACCGCGGGCTCCTGCTTCGCCCGGCACCTCGGCCCCGCGCTGCTGCTGGAGGGCATGAACTGGTACGAGGCCGAACCCGCGCCGCCCGGGCTGACCGCGGACGAACGCGAAGCCCGCGGCTACGGCCGCTTCTCCTTCCGCACCGGCAACATCTACACGGCCGCGACCCTGCGGCAGTGGCTCAGCTGGGCGTTCGAGGAGTCGGCACCCCCGGACGAGGTGTGGGAGGAGGACGGCCGCTTCCACGACCCGTACCGGCCGGCCCTGGAACCCGGCGGCCACGCCACCCCCGACGCCGTAGGGGACGCCCGGCAGCGCACGCTCGCGGCCATCCGCACGGCCGTCTCCTCGGCGGGCTGCCTGATCTTCACCCTGGGCCTGACCGAGACCTGGACCGACACCGTCACCGGCACCGTGCACCCGGTCTGCCCCGGCACCGTCCGCGGCTCGTTCGACGCCGGGCGGCACGTCTTCCGCAACGCCACGGTCGCGGAGGTGCACCGGGAGCTGACCGAGTCCGTGGCCCTCGCCCGGCGCGCCAACCCCGCCCTGAAGATCCTGCTGACCGTCTCACCGGTGCCACTGACCGCGACCGCCACGGGAGGCCACGCCCTCGTCGCCACGACCTACTCCAAGTCCGTGCTGCGCGCGGCCGCCGGTCAACTCGCCCAGGAACTCGGCCACGTCGACTACTTCCCGTCGTACGAGATCATCACCGGCCACCCTTTCCAGGGAGCCTTCTACGAGTCGAACCGACGCACCGTGAGCGAAGACGGAGTCGCCTTCGTGATGCGGCACTTCTTCGACGCGCTGCACGGCCGCCACCGGCCGAACCGTCCGGACGTCCCCCGAACCGCCCGCCCCGACACCGGAGAGGAGCAATGGTGTGACGACGCCGTCCTCGACTACTACAGCCACGGCCCGGTTCCTCCTGCTCGGTGA
- a CDS encoding TauD/TfdA dioxygenase family protein, translating into MEQFALDAVERLTTRPKVPYETLAVEQLTPVIGAEITGIDLSRELTPRQEKEVKEAFLAHHVLVFRDQHPTPEDHKRFAALFGPLHPDSLPVEGSDPYILEISADRNSRDVAGNGWHADGTADPEPSLGSMLHITRIPETGSGGDTLFANMHLAYDMLSPAMKSLLDGLTAVHDGARPWLTQGLTPPAEYDVPRSEHPVVVRHPDTGRKLLFVNAPYTSHIPQLSRSESAAVLGMLYEHIARTPLLQCRVRWQENTLVFWDNRCVQHHAVWDYYPHARHGRRVAIDGTKPHA; encoded by the coding sequence ATGGAACAGTTCGCCCTGGACGCCGTCGAGCGCCTCACCACCCGGCCGAAGGTGCCGTACGAGACCCTCGCCGTCGAGCAGTTGACCCCCGTCATCGGCGCCGAGATCACGGGCATCGATCTCTCCCGGGAACTGACACCCCGACAGGAGAAGGAGGTCAAGGAGGCTTTCCTCGCCCATCATGTGCTCGTCTTCCGCGACCAGCATCCGACGCCCGAGGACCACAAGCGGTTCGCCGCGCTCTTCGGCCCGCTGCATCCCGACTCGCTGCCGGTGGAAGGCTCCGACCCCTACATCCTGGAGATCAGCGCGGACAGGAACTCCCGCGACGTGGCGGGCAACGGATGGCACGCCGACGGGACTGCGGACCCCGAACCGTCCCTCGGCTCGATGCTCCACATCACCCGGATCCCGGAGACCGGCAGCGGCGGCGACACCCTGTTCGCCAACATGCACCTGGCCTACGACATGCTGTCTCCGGCGATGAAGAGCCTCCTGGACGGCCTGACCGCCGTCCACGACGGAGCCCGGCCCTGGCTGACCCAGGGGCTGACCCCGCCGGCCGAGTACGACGTCCCGCGCAGCGAACACCCCGTCGTGGTCCGGCACCCCGACACCGGCCGCAAGCTCCTCTTCGTCAACGCGCCCTACACCTCGCACATCCCGCAGCTCTCACGCTCCGAGAGCGCGGCCGTCCTCGGCATGCTGTACGAACACATCGCCCGTACACCGCTGTTGCAGTGCCGGGTCCGCTGGCAGGAGAACACCCTGGTGTTCTGGGACAACCGCTGCGTCCAGCACCATGCCGTCTGGGACTACTACCCGCACGCACGCCACGGCCGCCGCGTGGCCATCGACGGCACCAAGCCCCACGCATGA
- a CDS encoding S8 family serine peptidase has translation MTLHLSGRGHRLLVLAAALLVTAATPQVTAVAATSRTSGTAGATHGADNVAASVVTLITGDKVTVTPATPGGPGSVTVQAPDGGPAAARVLTVGGDTYVYPESALPYTASGALDDQLFDVTRLIADGYDDASLPRLPLIVTYGGKDASASALRKRAVAVPGGDLTGVRPLTSVNGVALAADRAETRGLWGKLTGRHTDGVRASGTRAAVGGAPFRAGAFTGGVAKVWLDGRARATLSDSVAQIGAPGVWAGGNTGEGVDVAVLDTGYDEGHPDLRDVVRDSDSFVPGESVTDRNGHGTHVASTIAGSGAASGGKERGVAPGVRLHVGKVLADEGYGYDSWILAGMEWAARDVHARVISMSLGSAENADGETVLAQAVDELSSETGALFTIAAGNDGPGAQTVRSPGTADAALTVGAVDSSDAIADFSSRGPRYGDDAIKPEITAPGVGILAARSQYIGDGSGFYMSASGTSMATPHVAGVAALVAAAHPDWTGSRIKDALVSTAEATPDIGADDGGNGRVDAAAAATASLTATGTIDAGIHSPGTDDGAVTSPATWTNTGDRPVTATLAVDAPGVPDGVFSLGADHVVVPAHGTVTTTVTTDLDKAGAGQRWTGRLTASADGKVLTRTLLGVSTRQRLFHVRTRITGRAGEDTDGVLTFYRRGDEYAGTYLYGGGGSDQMLPPGRYSVYADFRVEGTHGAASAGYARLVLPQVDVTGPTDLVLDGTTLREVKEVTPRTTENFSRRLDYHREFGDGSSVTDSTLVPDGYDSVWTSPTTAVRDGEQYFTARWRDQEPLLTATSGGQKFDDLWIMPGSTKLPEDTYDLKVIHPGDGLAEDYEGVDAVGKAAVLRWNSDDEDVSDEQIRAAQAAGVKLLLFVNDLDGRLRQPVIRTSVEVAGLSRTTGEKLISRADAAGAAGVALRAVSRPDTDYLYDLVRTWKGRIPANPVYAPGDSRLARVETSFHNPTGREVYENRYDIHPWTTYRVGSNRLSTAGAHRTDYVTADGGFTWTEEGELQSLASSVSGSVRYQAGRTTDVEWFGPVVRPRINGSVTAPLRTADRIDVAVPSWGDSGGDHANYSAFASEETTQETSLYRGRTLVATGGDGVSATVPAKRDTYRLVHKATRTATAAFPYSTATRTEWTFSSAAPGGADGSRQLPLVQVDYTVPTADDGKAASGARLTVTPVHLDGGPDAALRTSKVELSYDDGVTWSTARLSGLGDGAVSFSLHAPASARFVSLRVRAGDSLGNSVTQTVVRAAGIAR, from the coding sequence TTGACACTCCATCTGTCCGGAAGAGGGCACCGCCTGCTGGTCCTGGCGGCAGCCCTCCTGGTCACGGCGGCGACCCCGCAGGTGACCGCCGTCGCAGCCACCTCGCGGACCAGCGGCACGGCCGGCGCGACCCACGGCGCTGACAACGTTGCCGCCTCCGTCGTCACCCTGATCACCGGTGACAAGGTCACCGTCACCCCCGCCACGCCCGGTGGGCCGGGTTCGGTCACCGTGCAGGCGCCCGACGGCGGACCTGCCGCCGCGCGGGTGCTGACCGTGGGCGGGGACACCTACGTCTATCCCGAATCCGCCCTGCCCTACACGGCGTCCGGTGCCCTGGACGACCAGCTCTTCGACGTCACCCGGCTGATCGCCGACGGGTACGACGACGCCTCACTGCCGCGTCTGCCCCTCATCGTCACCTACGGCGGGAAGGACGCCTCCGCGTCCGCTCTGCGCAAGCGCGCCGTCGCCGTGCCCGGTGGTGACCTCACCGGCGTACGGCCCCTCACCAGTGTCAACGGCGTGGCTCTCGCCGCGGACCGTGCGGAGACGAGGGGCCTGTGGGGCAAGCTCACCGGACGTCACACGGACGGTGTGCGGGCGAGCGGGACCAGGGCGGCTGTCGGCGGGGCACCGTTCAGGGCGGGAGCCTTCACCGGCGGCGTCGCCAAGGTATGGCTCGACGGCCGGGCCCGGGCGACCCTGAGCGACTCGGTCGCCCAGATCGGCGCGCCCGGGGTGTGGGCGGGCGGCAACACCGGTGAAGGTGTCGACGTGGCCGTCCTGGACACCGGCTACGACGAGGGACACCCGGACCTGAGGGACGTGGTCCGGGACAGCGACAGCTTCGTCCCCGGCGAGAGCGTCACCGACCGCAACGGGCACGGCACGCACGTCGCGTCCACCATCGCCGGCAGTGGTGCCGCCTCCGGCGGCAAGGAGAGGGGAGTCGCTCCCGGTGTCCGCCTCCACGTCGGCAAGGTCCTCGCCGACGAGGGATACGGCTACGACTCCTGGATCCTCGCCGGCATGGAGTGGGCGGCCCGCGACGTGCACGCCCGGGTCATCAGCATGAGCCTGGGCAGCGCCGAGAACGCCGACGGCGAGACCGTCCTCGCCCAGGCCGTGGACGAGCTCAGCTCGGAGACCGGCGCCCTGTTCACCATCGCCGCGGGCAACGACGGTCCCGGGGCCCAGACCGTCCGGTCGCCCGGCACCGCCGACGCGGCCCTGACCGTCGGTGCCGTCGACTCCTCCGACGCCATCGCGGACTTCTCCAGCCGCGGCCCGCGCTACGGCGACGACGCCATCAAGCCCGAGATCACCGCGCCGGGCGTCGGTATCCTGGCCGCCAGATCCCAGTACATCGGCGACGGTTCCGGCTTCTACATGAGCGCCAGCGGCACCTCCATGGCGACACCGCACGTGGCCGGCGTGGCGGCGTTGGTCGCCGCCGCCCACCCGGACTGGACCGGAAGCCGGATCAAGGACGCACTGGTCAGTACCGCCGAGGCCACGCCGGACATCGGCGCGGACGACGGGGGCAACGGCCGGGTGGATGCCGCCGCGGCGGCGACGGCGTCCCTCACCGCCACCGGCACGATCGACGCGGGCATCCACTCCCCGGGCACGGACGACGGCGCCGTCACCTCCCCGGCGACCTGGACCAACACCGGCGACCGGCCGGTCACCGCGACCCTCGCCGTGGACGCGCCCGGTGTCCCCGACGGCGTGTTCTCCCTCGGCGCGGACCATGTCGTGGTTCCCGCGCACGGCACCGTGACCACCACGGTCACCACCGACCTCGACAAGGCCGGGGCCGGACAGCGATGGACGGGCCGCCTCACCGCGAGCGCGGACGGGAAGGTGCTGACCCGCACCCTCCTCGGGGTCAGCACCCGCCAGCGCCTCTTCCACGTGCGCACCAGGATCACCGGCCGGGCCGGTGAGGACACCGACGGTGTCCTCACCTTCTACCGCAGGGGTGACGAGTACGCCGGGACCTACCTCTACGGCGGTGGCGGGTCCGACCAGATGCTTCCGCCGGGGCGGTACAGCGTCTACGCCGACTTCCGGGTGGAAGGCACGCACGGCGCCGCGTCGGCGGGCTACGCGCGCCTTGTCCTTCCGCAGGTGGACGTCACCGGCCCGACCGACCTCGTCCTGGACGGCACCACCCTGCGCGAGGTCAAGGAGGTGACACCGCGGACGACGGAGAACTTCTCCCGACGCCTCGACTACCACCGCGAGTTCGGCGACGGTTCCTCGGTCACCGACAGCACCCTGGTCCCGGACGGCTACGACAGCGTCTGGACGTCACCCACCACGGCGGTCCGCGACGGCGAGCAGTACTTCACCGCCCGCTGGCGTGATCAGGAACCGCTCCTGACGGCCACCTCGGGGGGACAGAAGTTCGACGACCTGTGGATCATGCCGGGTTCGACGAAACTGCCCGAGGACACGTACGACCTCAAGGTGATCCACCCCGGCGACGGCCTCGCCGAGGACTACGAAGGCGTCGACGCCGTCGGCAAGGCCGCCGTGCTGCGGTGGAACTCCGATGACGAGGACGTCTCGGACGAGCAGATCCGGGCCGCTCAGGCCGCGGGCGTGAAACTGCTGTTGTTCGTCAACGACCTCGACGGCCGGCTCCGCCAGCCCGTCATCAGGACGTCCGTCGAGGTGGCCGGCCTCTCCCGCACGACGGGCGAGAAGCTGATCTCCCGCGCGGACGCCGCTGGGGCCGCGGGTGTCGCCCTACGGGCCGTCTCGCGGCCCGACACCGACTATCTGTACGACCTGGTCCGCACGTGGAAGGGCCGGATACCGGCGAACCCCGTCTACGCGCCGGGCGACTCCCGACTGGCCCGGGTCGAGACCTCGTTCCACAACCCCACGGGACGCGAGGTCTACGAGAACCGCTACGACATCCACCCCTGGACCACATACCGGGTCGGCAGCAACCGGCTCAGCACGGCGGGCGCGCACCGCACCGACTACGTCACCGCCGACGGCGGCTTCACCTGGACCGAGGAAGGAGAACTCCAGTCCCTGGCCTCCAGCGTCTCCGGATCGGTCCGCTACCAGGCGGGCCGGACCACGGACGTGGAGTGGTTCGGACCCGTCGTACGGCCCCGGATCAACGGCAGTGTGACGGCTCCCCTGCGGACCGCGGACCGGATCGACGTCGCCGTACCGTCGTGGGGCGACTCCGGCGGCGACCACGCCAACTACTCGGCGTTCGCGAGCGAGGAGACCACACAGGAGACATCGCTGTACCGGGGCCGCACCCTGGTGGCCACGGGCGGTGACGGGGTGAGTGCGACCGTGCCCGCGAAAAGGGACACCTACCGCCTGGTGCACAAGGCGACCCGCACCGCCACGGCCGCCTTCCCGTACTCGACCGCGACACGCACCGAGTGGACGTTCAGCTCCGCGGCACCCGGCGGGGCGGACGGCAGCCGCCAACTGCCGCTCGTCCAGGTCGACTACACGGTGCCGACCGCCGACGACGGCAAGGCCGCCTCCGGCGCCAGGCTGACCGTGACGCCGGTTCATCTCGACGGCGGCCCGGACGCGGCCCTGCGGACCAGCAAGGTGGAGTTGTCCTACGACGACGGGGTCACGTGGTCGACGGCCCGTCTCAGCGGCCTCGGTGACGGCGCGGTGAGCTTCTCCCTGCACGCCCCCGCCTCCGCCCGCTTCGTCTCGCTGCGGGTGCGGGCAGGTGACAGCCTCGGCAACTCGGTGACGCAGACCGTCGTCCGCGCCGCGGGAATCGCCCGGTGA
- a CDS encoding ArsR/SmtB family transcription factor: MQVPLYQAKAEFFRMLGHPVRIRVLELLQNGPVPVRDLLDEIEIEPSSLSQQLAVLRRSGIVVSIREGSTVSYALAGGDVAELLRAARRILTELLVGQSELLAELRQADVRPALTQGSASPAS; this comes from the coding sequence ATGCAGGTCCCCCTCTACCAGGCCAAGGCCGAGTTCTTCCGCATGCTCGGGCACCCCGTGCGCATCCGCGTTCTGGAACTGCTGCAGAACGGCCCCGTCCCCGTGCGCGACCTCCTCGACGAGATCGAGATCGAACCCTCCAGCCTCTCCCAGCAACTGGCCGTGCTGCGCCGCTCCGGGATCGTGGTGTCCATCCGGGAAGGCTCCACCGTCAGTTACGCGCTGGCCGGCGGTGATGTCGCCGAACTCCTGCGGGCCGCCCGCCGCATCCTCACCGAACTCCTCGTCGGCCAGAGCGAACTGCTGGCCGAGCTCCGCCAGGCCGACGTCCGGCCGGCCCTCACCCAGGGCAGCGCGAGCCCGGCCTCCTGA
- a CDS encoding SpcZ: MTGLPSWITELTDVLRTDRATLSGADESRPARSSVAAARWPGPAAEGRPDAGAVTLDVVHEWHLRTVLPLLSEATALSGRATAPIARLAAAHERARETEAVGEEEWFEVLEPVLRQVYRDAYGFQRAFAAAYENARAYALANGHGAAGAHRYATDYAELTTEPNTRAFAEANALANARAVAAAYATGDAEAFARTYPAARTRAYARALATGTTREPRADDALFASAYTELVEGLRSALHRAPVGPPP, translated from the coding sequence ATGACCGGGCTGCCGTCCTGGATCACGGAACTGACGGACGTGCTCCGCACGGACCGGGCCACCCTCTCCGGTGCCGACGAGTCCCGTCCGGCACGCTCCTCCGTTGCCGCGGCGCGGTGGCCCGGCCCGGCCGCGGAGGGCCGTCCCGACGCCGGAGCCGTCACGCTGGACGTGGTCCACGAGTGGCATCTGCGCACGGTGCTCCCGCTGTTGAGCGAGGCCACCGCGCTCTCCGGACGCGCCACGGCGCCCATCGCCCGGCTGGCCGCCGCCCACGAACGGGCCCGGGAGACGGAAGCGGTCGGCGAGGAGGAGTGGTTCGAGGTGCTCGAACCGGTGCTCCGGCAGGTCTACCGGGACGCCTACGGCTTCCAGCGGGCCTTCGCGGCGGCGTACGAGAACGCCCGTGCCTACGCGCTCGCGAACGGCCACGGTGCGGCCGGGGCGCACCGGTACGCCACCGACTACGCCGAGCTGACCACCGAGCCCAACACCCGTGCCTTCGCCGAGGCCAACGCCCTGGCGAACGCGCGGGCGGTGGCGGCGGCGTACGCGACCGGCGACGCCGAGGCCTTCGCGCGGACGTATCCCGCCGCCCGCACCCGTGCGTACGCGCGGGCGCTGGCCACCGGGACGACGCGGGAACCACGTGCCGACGACGCCCTGTTCGCGTCGGCGTACACGGAACTCGTGGAGGGCCTGCGGTCGGCCCTGCACAGGGCGCCGGTCGGACCGCCGCCCTGA
- a CDS encoding HAD family hydrolase, whose translation MSHRIGLVLDFGGVLTTPLLPAVLAFEKREGLAEGACLTALYLDEEGTRLTHALERGEITQDRWNRAAAIRLGVAPENLMGRIFADLRPEPLVIDAVAAIRRAGIKVGILSNSVGLAPWNLYDGYDLDALSDAVVISEHHGVRKPDPEIFEAVLRLLELPADQCVFVDDTAEYLPAAESLGFATVHAQAPERTIARLEDLLSLSLADEVRTAPRG comes from the coding sequence ATGTCCCACCGCATCGGCCTCGTCCTCGACTTCGGCGGAGTGCTCACCACGCCCCTGCTTCCGGCGGTGCTCGCCTTCGAGAAGCGTGAGGGGCTGGCCGAAGGCGCGTGCCTCACCGCCCTGTACCTGGACGAGGAGGGAACCCGGCTCACCCACGCGCTGGAACGGGGGGAGATCACCCAGGACCGGTGGAACCGGGCCGCGGCGATACGGCTCGGGGTGGCCCCGGAGAACCTGATGGGCCGGATCTTCGCCGACCTGCGCCCCGAGCCGCTGGTGATCGACGCGGTCGCGGCGATACGACGAGCCGGGATCAAGGTCGGCATCCTGTCGAACTCCGTCGGACTCGCGCCCTGGAACCTCTACGACGGATACGACCTCGACGCGCTGTCCGACGCCGTGGTGATCTCCGAGCACCACGGGGTGCGGAAGCCCGACCCGGAGATCTTCGAGGCCGTGCTGAGGCTTCTGGAACTGCCCGCCGATCAGTGTGTCTTCGTGGACGACACCGCCGAATACCTCCCGGCGGCCGAGAGTCTCGGCTTCGCGACGGTCCACGCGCAGGCACCCGAGCGGACGATCGCCCGGCTCGAGGACCTGCTCTCGCTCTCCCTGGCCGACGAGGTCCGGACGGCGCCCCGGGGATGA